One window from the genome of Sporichthyaceae bacterium encodes:
- a CDS encoding cytochrome P450, translated as MPSTSPAAAKPLARVHPKGLTRWVTRHAIGKFALGVGLRRGEVYARLVLDPTLREDPYPFYARIREQAPLVPGRFACATARHDLVSELLRSPDLHSGFPIDVAPRPMRAVLTWSLEPDLLSPIDPPSMLVSDGPGHDRHRKAVSRAFTPRAVADLNDRVVEIADELLDGIAKSGRADLITDYAEVLPVRVIAEILGVPTAMQPQFLRWGHALAASLDFGRDYRTMRHAEWAMGEMNAWFREHFARLRVTPGDDLLSRMITTAAAESDPLSDVDLVSIAGLVLAAGFETTVNLLGNGSALLFAHPDQLARLRAEPSGWRNAIDEILRYDSPAQNTVRHTIRDVEIAGVPVPRGKFIALVLAGANRDPAVFDDPERFDVTRANAREHVSFGGGSHYCLGAALSRMEGEVGFRMLFDRFADLRPAGPGTRRPARILRGYAHLPVEVRRAEVTA; from the coding sequence ATGCCCAGCACCAGCCCAGCCGCCGCCAAGCCCCTCGCCCGGGTGCACCCCAAGGGCTTGACCCGCTGGGTGACCCGCCACGCGATCGGCAAGTTCGCCCTGGGCGTCGGGCTGCGCCGCGGCGAGGTCTACGCCCGCCTGGTCCTGGACCCGACGCTGCGCGAGGACCCGTACCCGTTCTACGCGCGGATCCGGGAGCAGGCACCGCTGGTGCCCGGCCGGTTCGCCTGCGCCACCGCGCGCCACGACCTGGTCAGCGAACTGCTGCGCTCGCCGGACCTGCACAGTGGATTCCCCATCGACGTCGCCCCGCGCCCGATGCGGGCCGTGCTGACCTGGTCCCTCGAGCCCGACCTGCTCAGCCCGATCGACCCCCCCTCCATGCTCGTCAGCGACGGCCCCGGCCACGACCGGCACCGCAAGGCGGTCAGCCGGGCGTTCACCCCCCGAGCCGTCGCCGACCTGAACGACCGGGTCGTCGAGATCGCCGACGAACTGCTCGACGGCATTGCGAAGTCCGGCCGCGCGGACCTGATCACCGACTACGCCGAGGTTCTGCCGGTCCGGGTGATCGCCGAGATCCTCGGCGTGCCCACGGCGATGCAGCCGCAGTTCCTGCGCTGGGGGCACGCCCTGGCCGCGTCGCTGGACTTCGGCCGCGACTACCGGACCATGCGGCACGCCGAGTGGGCCATGGGCGAGATGAACGCCTGGTTCCGGGAGCACTTCGCCCGGTTGCGGGTCACGCCCGGCGACGATCTGCTCAGCCGGATGATCACCACCGCGGCCGCCGAGTCGGACCCGCTGTCCGACGTCGACCTGGTCTCGATCGCCGGACTGGTGCTGGCGGCCGGGTTCGAGACCACGGTGAACCTGCTCGGCAACGGTTCGGCGCTGCTGTTCGCGCACCCGGACCAACTGGCCCGGCTCCGCGCGGAGCCGAGCGGTTGGCGCAACGCGATCGACGAGATCCTGCGCTACGACTCCCCGGCGCAGAACACGGTGCGCCACACGATCCGCGACGTGGAGATCGCCGGCGTGCCTGTGCCCCGGGGCAAGTTCATCGCGCTGGTGCTGGCCGGCGCGAACCGCGACCCGGCCGTCTTCGACGACCCCGAGCGCTTCGACGTGACCCGGGCGAACGCGCGCGAGCACGTCTCGTTCGGCGGCGGGTCGCACTACTGCCTGGGTGCCGCGCTGTCGCGGATGGAGGGCGAGGTGGGCTTCCGGATGCTGTTCGACCGCTTCGCCGACCTGCGTCCGGCCGGTCCGGGCACTCGCCGCCCGGCCCGAATCCTGCGCGGATATGCCCACCTGCCGGTCGAGGTTCGACGGGCCGAGGTCACAGCCTGA
- a CDS encoding AMP-dependent synthetase/ligase, translated as MSASEPTPRTLCEAFRTVAARHSEKQALSTPDGQVTFTWAQYRARVDSIAAGLHGLGVRRGDTVGLMMVNRPEFQLCDVAVLHLGATPFSIYNTSSPEQIEHLFVNAGNEVVIAEPQFVPRLVEAGAKVVISLGECAGARDLAKVEADADPSFDIEVAWRAVEPDDLATLIYTSGTTGPPKGVECTHAQLLAHSEAWGFCAPAGPDDVTISFLPAAHIAERAVVHCFHLRWGTSLVTVGDPKALGAALVAVRPTVFGSVPTIWQRMRGALEVAMQADPALAAGIAARQPQVLAAVRQKLGLDRVRFAVSGAAPIPPETLEFFMGLGVPIHEVWGMSETCGVGLANLPGHIRLGTVGRVVPGSRVALADDGELLFAGPAVMRGYRNQPEASAAAIDADGWLHTGDVATIDDDGYVRIIDRKKEIIINAAGKNMSPANIESAIRAAAPLIAAAVAIGDGRPYVTALIVLDPDAVAAWAAQRGLDPAADGEQVAVEVAAAVSAANQRLSRVEQIKRFRILPEFWAPGGAELTPTMKLRRRPIAERYAGEIEELYADPPGAAVRNLPTEVSR; from the coding sequence ATGAGCGCCTCGGAACCGACCCCACGCACGCTGTGCGAGGCCTTCCGAACCGTGGCGGCGCGCCACTCCGAGAAGCAGGCGCTGAGCACCCCGGACGGGCAGGTCACGTTCACCTGGGCGCAGTACCGGGCTCGGGTCGACAGCATCGCCGCCGGGCTGCACGGCCTCGGCGTGCGCCGCGGCGACACCGTCGGGCTGATGATGGTCAACCGCCCGGAGTTCCAGCTCTGCGACGTCGCGGTGCTGCACCTGGGGGCGACGCCGTTCTCGATCTACAACACCAGTTCGCCCGAGCAGATCGAGCATCTGTTCGTGAACGCCGGCAACGAGGTCGTGATCGCCGAGCCGCAGTTCGTGCCGCGCCTGGTGGAGGCCGGCGCGAAGGTCGTGATCAGCCTGGGCGAGTGCGCGGGCGCCCGCGACCTGGCGAAGGTCGAGGCCGACGCCGACCCGAGTTTCGACATCGAGGTGGCCTGGCGGGCGGTCGAGCCGGACGACCTGGCGACGTTGATCTACACCTCCGGTACGACCGGCCCGCCCAAGGGCGTCGAGTGCACGCACGCGCAGTTGCTCGCGCACAGCGAGGCCTGGGGATTCTGCGCGCCGGCCGGGCCGGACGACGTGACGATCTCGTTCCTGCCCGCCGCGCACATCGCGGAGCGGGCCGTCGTGCACTGCTTCCACCTGCGGTGGGGGACCTCGCTGGTCACCGTCGGCGACCCGAAGGCGCTCGGTGCCGCGCTGGTCGCCGTCCGGCCGACGGTCTTCGGGTCGGTGCCGACGATCTGGCAACGCATGCGCGGGGCCCTGGAGGTCGCCATGCAGGCCGATCCGGCGCTGGCCGCCGGGATCGCCGCCCGGCAACCGCAGGTACTGGCCGCCGTGCGGCAGAAGCTGGGTCTGGACCGGGTGCGCTTCGCGGTCAGTGGTGCGGCGCCGATCCCGCCGGAGACGCTCGAGTTCTTCATGGGCCTGGGGGTGCCGATCCACGAGGTCTGGGGGATGTCGGAGACCTGCGGGGTCGGGCTGGCGAACCTCCCCGGTCACATCCGGCTGGGCACCGTCGGGCGGGTGGTTCCGGGATCGCGCGTCGCGTTGGCCGACGACGGCGAGCTGCTCTTCGCCGGCCCGGCGGTCATGCGCGGATACCGGAACCAGCCGGAGGCGAGCGCGGCGGCGATCGACGCCGACGGCTGGCTGCACACCGGCGACGTCGCCACTATCGACGACGACGGGTACGTGCGGATCATCGACCGCAAGAAGGAGATCATCATCAACGCGGCGGGGAAGAACATGTCCCCGGCCAACATCGAGAGCGCGATCCGCGCCGCGGCACCGTTGATCGCCGCGGCGGTGGCGATCGGTGACGGCCGCCCCTACGTGACCGCCCTGATCGTGCTCGACCCCGATGCCGTCGCGGCCTGGGCCGCGCAGCGCGGCCTCGACCCCGCCGCCGACGGTGAGCAGGTCGCCGTGGAGGTAGCCGCGGCTGTGTCGGCAGCCAACCAGCGCCTCTCGCGGGTGGAACAGATCAAACGCTTCCGGATCCTCCCCGAATTCTGGGCGCCGGGCGGGGCAGAGCTGACGCCGACGATGAAGCTGCGCAGGCGGCCGATCGCCGAGCGGTACGCGGGGGAGATCGAGGAGTTGTACGCCGATCCGCCGGGCGCTGCCGTACGAAACCTGCCGACGGAGGTGAGTCGATGA
- a CDS encoding sucrase ferredoxin, protein MATDEQTCRQISHSHLEPMTGTAPHAPAWLLVEHSTAWTPKAPQGIPWPDEVQAQLQARLDATGVRIGLIRRVPAERHLTRRGPTQVLLIHTGPQRPWQRTTRIGEPAQLLDLDLAGLAAGHEPDLEQLDGPVLAVCTHGSRDACCARAGRPVATALAQRFGAAVWETSHVGGHRFAANLVCFPHGLMYGRAAEDTGRRIAQDYLEGRVSLDHYRGRTCWPAPVQAAEQHLRAELCATGLDEVTVLGWTPGDPTQVDLRAAGTTHRLLVQTVPRPPARPFSCGSDKLEVPVDFAITEVRCQEAR, encoded by the coding sequence GTGGCGACCGACGAGCAGACCTGTCGGCAGATCAGCCACAGCCACCTGGAGCCGATGACCGGGACGGCACCGCACGCGCCGGCCTGGCTGCTGGTCGAGCACTCCACCGCGTGGACGCCCAAGGCCCCGCAGGGCATCCCGTGGCCGGACGAGGTCCAGGCGCAGCTACAGGCCCGACTCGACGCCACCGGGGTACGCATCGGCCTGATCCGGCGAGTGCCTGCCGAGCGCCACCTGACCCGTCGCGGGCCGACCCAGGTGCTGCTGATCCACACCGGGCCGCAGCGCCCATGGCAGCGCACCACCCGCATCGGCGAACCCGCGCAGCTGCTCGACCTCGACCTGGCCGGGTTGGCCGCCGGGCACGAGCCGGATCTGGAACAACTCGACGGGCCGGTGCTCGCGGTCTGCACGCACGGCAGCCGCGACGCCTGTTGCGCCCGCGCGGGACGGCCGGTGGCAACTGCGTTGGCACAACGCTTCGGCGCCGCCGTCTGGGAGACCAGCCACGTCGGCGGGCACCGCTTCGCCGCGAACCTGGTCTGCTTCCCGCACGGGTTGATGTACGGCCGGGCCGCCGAGGACACCGGGCGCAGGATCGCCCAGGACTACCTCGAGGGCCGGGTCAGCCTGGACCACTACCGGGGCCGCACCTGCTGGCCGGCCCCGGTCCAGGCGGCCGAGCAGCACCTGCGGGCAGAGCTCTGCGCCACCGGGCTGGACGAGGTGACGGTCCTGGGCTGGACGCCGGGCGACCCGACGCAGGTCGACCTGCGCGCGGCCGGCACGACGCACCGTCTGCTCGTCCAGACCGTGCCGCGACCGCCGGCCCGACCGTTCAGCTGCGGGTCGGACAAGCTCGAGGTGCCGGTCGACTTCGCCATCACCGAGGTGCGCTGTCAGGAAGCCAGGTAG
- a CDS encoding MFS transporter produces the protein MRSLIRRRRAASDLPREVWVLAAVAFSVALGFGIVAPVIPVFARKFGVGQTAAGLVISAFAFMRLAFGPTAGAIVNRLGERLVMAVGIGIVALSSLLTGLAGNYTQMLALRAVGGVGSVMFTVSAQSLLLGAVHSSQRARASSMYRGGFLLGGLTGPALGGVLGGISLRLPFFIYAGTLGLAGVIALAQLHRPGALADTKTLDATPPAKLWPTLRNPAYQAALTVNAAVGWAIFGVRSSLVPLFVVEVLHRGTLWTGLGLLASSLADVATLYPAGRLADSTGRRPMLLIGSACGCVATGLLALSHNLPAYLFSMVLYGVTSSFLSASPAAVVGDVVGGRAGTVVAVFGMTSDLGAVVGPLVTGALAQHISYGAAFGSTSAVLGLGLLMSLRMPETLRRDSTQRERQVGEQVLDVLDADREPHKVVWDL, from the coding sequence GTGCGCTCTTTGATCCGCCGCCGGAGAGCAGCCTCCGACCTGCCTCGCGAGGTCTGGGTGCTGGCCGCCGTGGCGTTCTCCGTCGCGCTGGGTTTCGGAATCGTGGCCCCGGTCATCCCGGTGTTCGCCCGCAAGTTCGGCGTCGGGCAGACCGCGGCCGGCCTGGTGATCTCCGCGTTCGCGTTCATGCGGCTGGCGTTCGGACCGACGGCCGGGGCGATCGTCAACAGGCTCGGCGAACGGCTGGTGATGGCTGTCGGCATCGGGATCGTCGCGCTCTCCAGCCTGTTGACCGGCCTGGCCGGGAACTACACGCAGATGTTGGCGCTGCGGGCGGTCGGGGGCGTCGGCTCGGTGATGTTCACGGTCTCCGCGCAATCCCTGTTGCTCGGTGCGGTGCACTCGAGCCAACGTGCCAGGGCCAGCAGCATGTACCGGGGCGGCTTCCTGCTCGGCGGGCTGACCGGGCCGGCACTCGGCGGTGTGCTCGGTGGGATCTCGCTGCGGCTGCCGTTCTTCATCTACGCCGGGACGCTGGGCCTCGCCGGCGTGATCGCACTGGCCCAACTGCACCGGCCGGGCGCGCTGGCCGACACCAAGACCCTGGACGCCACGCCGCCGGCCAAGCTGTGGCCCACGCTGCGCAACCCGGCCTACCAGGCCGCCTTGACGGTCAACGCGGCGGTGGGCTGGGCGATCTTCGGGGTGCGTTCGTCGTTGGTGCCGTTGTTCGTGGTCGAGGTGCTGCACCGGGGAACGTTGTGGACCGGGCTGGGCCTGCTGGCCAGTTCGCTGGCCGACGTGGCGACGCTGTACCCGGCCGGGCGCCTGGCCGACAGCACCGGCCGGCGGCCGATGCTGCTGATCGGCAGCGCCTGCGGGTGCGTGGCGACCGGACTTCTGGCGCTGTCACACAACCTGCCCGCGTACCTGTTCTCGATGGTGCTCTACGGGGTGACGTCCTCGTTCCTGTCGGCCAGCCCGGCAGCGGTCGTCGGCGACGTCGTCGGCGGCCGGGCCGGGACGGTGGTCGCGGTGTTCGGGATGACCAGCGACCTGGGCGCCGTGGTCGGCCCTCTTGTGACCGGCGCGCTGGCCCAGCACATCTCCTACGGCGCCGCGTTCGGATCGACCAGCGCGGTGCTGGGCCTGGGCCTGCTGATGTCGCTGCGCATGCCGGAGACGTTGCGCCGCGACTCAACCCAGCGCGAACGCCAGGTCGGCGAGCAGGTCCTCGACGTCCTCGATGCCGACCGAGAGCCGCACAAGGTCGTCTGGGACCTCTAG
- a CDS encoding cystathionine gamma-synthase — translation MTDAAAYGFATKAIHAGQEADATTGAVVPPIFAVSTYKQDGVGGLRSGYEYSRSANPTRTALETCLAALEDGTRGLAFASGLAAEDTLLRTVCGPGDHVIIPGDAYGGTYRLFARVHARWGLEFDAVPQSDLAAVRAGLRPNTKLIWCETPTNPLLGISDIAALAGIAHEAGALLAVDNTFASPYLQQPLALGADVVHHSTTKYLGGHSDVVGGALMVADPELGAQLTYHQNAIGGVAGPFDAWLVLRGAKTLAVRMDRHCSNARAVVEFLEGHRKVHQVLYPGLAAHPGHDVAARQMRDFGGMVSFRVSGGAQAALQICERARLFTLAESLGGVESLIEHPAKMTHASVAGSALEVPDDLVRLSVGIEDVEDLLADLAFALG, via the coding sequence ATGACGGATGCGGCCGCTTACGGCTTTGCTACGAAGGCGATCCACGCAGGCCAGGAGGCCGACGCGACGACCGGGGCCGTGGTGCCGCCCATCTTCGCGGTCTCCACCTACAAGCAGGACGGCGTGGGCGGGCTGCGCTCCGGTTACGAGTACAGCCGCAGCGCCAACCCCACCCGGACCGCGCTGGAAACGTGTCTGGCCGCCCTGGAGGACGGGACCCGCGGACTGGCCTTCGCCTCCGGGCTGGCGGCCGAGGACACGTTGCTGCGCACCGTGTGCGGCCCGGGCGACCACGTGATCATCCCCGGCGACGCCTACGGCGGCACGTACCGGTTGTTCGCCCGCGTGCACGCCCGCTGGGGGCTGGAGTTCGACGCGGTGCCGCAGTCCGACCTCGCCGCCGTGCGGGCCGGGCTGCGGCCGAACACCAAGCTGATCTGGTGCGAGACCCCGACCAACCCGCTGCTGGGGATATCCGACATCGCGGCGCTGGCGGGCATCGCGCACGAGGCCGGAGCGTTGCTGGCCGTGGACAACACGTTCGCCTCGCCGTACCTGCAGCAGCCCTTGGCCTTGGGTGCCGACGTCGTGCACCACTCGACGACGAAGTACCTGGGCGGGCACTCCGACGTGGTCGGCGGGGCGCTGATGGTCGCAGATCCCGAACTGGGCGCACAACTGACGTACCATCAGAATGCGATCGGCGGAGTGGCCGGGCCGTTCGACGCCTGGCTGGTGCTGCGCGGGGCCAAGACGCTGGCCGTCCGGATGGATCGGCACTGCTCGAACGCCAGGGCTGTCGTGGAGTTCCTCGAGGGCCACCGGAAGGTGCACCAGGTGCTGTACCCGGGGCTGGCCGCGCACCCGGGCCATGACGTGGCGGCCCGTCAGATGCGGGATTTCGGCGGCATGGTCTCGTTCCGGGTCTCCGGCGGTGCGCAGGCCGCGCTGCAGATTTGCGAGCGTGCCCGGTTGTTCACGCTGGCCGAGTCGCTGGGCGGTGTCGAGTCGCTGATCGAGCACCCGGCGAAGATGACCCACGCGTCGGTCGCGGGCTCCGCGCTAGAGGTCCCAGACGACCTTGTGCGGCTCTCGGTCGGCATCGAGGACGTCGAGGACCTGCTCGCCGACCTGGCGTTCGCGCTGGGTTGA
- a CDS encoding TetR/AcrR family transcriptional regulator, with product MAADPSSSAARGRLSLELIVEAAVRIIETEGETAASMRRISAELGVAAMSLYNHVPNKAALLDAVAEWVGAQIELPPDPDADWDTRARTISRAFRDVVRRYPNCMQLAMSRAPMSWVGLRPLEYAYAMVHQAGFTGTDAIRVVRAVTSFVIGSIATETARMQAAAALSTAGMLLPGAVSPEEFPHLTALGPSLLELDPEADFEFGLDLLLQALAAARPTER from the coding sequence ATGGCGGCGGATCCGAGTTCCTCGGCGGCACGCGGACGGCTGTCCCTGGAGCTGATCGTCGAGGCCGCGGTGCGGATCATCGAGACCGAGGGCGAGACGGCGGCCTCGATGCGCCGGATCTCCGCCGAGCTCGGCGTCGCGGCGATGTCGCTGTACAACCACGTGCCCAACAAGGCCGCGCTGCTCGACGCCGTGGCCGAGTGGGTCGGGGCGCAGATCGAGCTGCCGCCCGACCCGGACGCCGATTGGGACACCCGCGCCCGTACCATCTCCCGCGCCTTCCGCGACGTCGTGCGGCGCTACCCCAACTGCATGCAGCTGGCCATGTCCCGGGCGCCGATGTCCTGGGTCGGGTTGCGACCGCTGGAGTACGCCTACGCGATGGTCCATCAGGCCGGGTTCACCGGCACTGACGCCATCCGCGTGGTTCGTGCGGTGACCTCGTTCGTGATCGGCTCGATCGCGACCGAGACGGCCCGCATGCAGGCCGCCGCGGCGCTCAGCACGGCCGGGATGCTGCTGCCCGGCGCCGTCTCCCCCGAGGAGTTCCCGCACCTGACCGCGCTGGGCCCCAGCCTGCTCGAACTCGACCCGGAGGCCGACTTCGAGTTCGGCCTCGACCTGCTGCTGCAGGCGCTGGCCGCGGCGCGCCCCACCGAACGTTGA
- a CDS encoding nitroreductase/quinone reductase family protein, with the protein MTDERFIETARQIYATPESLRDFNADIVAQFRANGGAIVSGPLAGAPLLLLTVAGPDGPELVPLAWVDDGERLVVAASKGGSDEHPFWYFRLLDDAFATVEVGTESYRVRATEATGVERDRLYEVVAAALPMFRHYAARTTRIIPVFVLERLGLRDDVP; encoded by the coding sequence GTGACCGATGAGAGGTTCATCGAGACGGCGCGGCAGATCTATGCCACACCGGAGTCGCTGCGCGACTTCAACGCCGACATCGTCGCCCAGTTCCGGGCCAACGGCGGAGCGATCGTGTCCGGGCCGTTGGCCGGGGCCCCGTTGCTGCTGCTCACCGTCGCCGGCCCGGATGGCCCGGAGCTGGTGCCGTTGGCCTGGGTTGACGACGGCGAGCGGTTGGTCGTGGCCGCCTCGAAGGGGGGATCCGACGAGCACCCGTTCTGGTACTTCCGCCTGCTCGACGACGCGTTCGCCACCGTCGAGGTCGGTACCGAGAGCTACCGGGTCCGGGCCACCGAGGCAACCGGTGTCGAACGCGACCGGCTCTACGAGGTCGTCGCGGCCGCGCTGCCGATGTTCCGGCACTACGCGGCCCGCACCACGCGGATCATCCCGGTGTTCGTGCTCGAGCGCCTCGGGCTGCGCGACGACGTGCCCTGA
- a CDS encoding DUF3565 domain-containing protein — protein MHRLVTGFRQDDLGDWIADLDCLHSRHVRHQPPLTSRPWVQDEAARSERIGTGYYCPACDRAELPDGLVLDRIAGPFDADTMPAGLRRTHRVAAGVWGLLRVLEGTLDYSMQTDPAVEREMHASDTQPIPPVVDHQVALLGPVRFQVEFLKRR, from the coding sequence ATGCACCGCCTGGTTACCGGATTCCGGCAGGACGACCTCGGCGACTGGATCGCCGATCTGGACTGCCTGCACAGTCGGCATGTGCGCCACCAGCCGCCGTTGACGTCACGGCCCTGGGTGCAGGACGAAGCCGCTCGGAGCGAGCGGATCGGCACCGGGTACTACTGCCCGGCTTGCGACCGCGCGGAACTGCCCGACGGCCTGGTCCTGGACCGGATCGCCGGGCCGTTCGACGCGGACACGATGCCCGCCGGGCTGCGGCGCACCCATCGCGTCGCGGCCGGTGTCTGGGGCCTGCTGCGGGTGCTGGAAGGCACGCTGGATTACTCGATGCAGACCGATCCGGCGGTGGAGCGGGAGATGCACGCAAGCGACACCCAGCCGATCCCGCCGGTGGTCGACCACCAGGTGGCACTGCTCGGCCCGGTCCGCTTCCAGGTCGAGTTCCTCAAGCGGCGCTGA
- a CDS encoding Smr/MutS family protein, whose product MKLKLDLHEIYNRGDSIDRALRDVIDEAVRIRAPLVEIIPGKGSGQLKKHVLRFLQQPEIKGLYHRVEKDKDNFGRVFVHFRWK is encoded by the coding sequence GTGAAGCTCAAGCTCGACCTGCACGAGATCTACAACCGGGGCGACTCGATCGACCGGGCGCTGCGCGACGTCATCGACGAGGCGGTGCGGATCAGGGCACCGCTGGTCGAGATCATCCCCGGCAAGGGGTCCGGCCAGCTCAAGAAGCACGTGCTCCGGTTCCTGCAGCAACCGGAGATAAAGGGGCTCTACCACCGGGTCGAGAAGGACAAGGACAACTTCGGCCGGGTGTTCGTCCATTTCCGGTGGAAATAG
- a CDS encoding cytochrome P450, giving the protein MAPVDQVKSFVRWGGRYGLTGALVRAGARKGDLHSRMVIDPAVRADPYPIYAEIRARGPVTPSRFGLISADHGVISEVLRTDTYRSGFPETLPGGLGRVIAWARDPAVLGPVTPPSLLVVDGPEHLRYRRLVSKAFTARAVDALGGDVERIAADLLDRIDSAGPVDLISAYAARLPVQVIAGVLGVPAAMQDTFLRWGQALAPSLDLDIKYRTFRGYETALRELNTWLLGHFETLRREPGDDLLSRVILAARAEFARPEPDDTELTRSGNRAEHGPELDDTELTSLAGLVLAAGFETTVNLIGNATVQLLEHPEQLELLRAEPNRWANAVEEVLRFDSPVQNTGRHAARDTVLRGWAVQRNQFVLLCLAGANRDPAVFADPDRFDVTRANAKEHLAFSAGSHYCLGAALARLEGEIGLRLLFERFGGLRCAGTPVRRPTRILRGYASLPVRLDAPAPART; this is encoded by the coding sequence ATGGCTCCGGTGGACCAGGTGAAGTCATTCGTTCGTTGGGGTGGTCGTTACGGGCTGACCGGCGCCCTGGTGCGGGCCGGCGCCCGCAAGGGCGACCTGCACTCGCGGATGGTCATCGACCCGGCAGTCCGGGCCGATCCGTACCCGATCTACGCCGAGATCCGGGCCCGGGGCCCGGTGACGCCGAGCCGGTTCGGGCTGATCAGCGCCGACCACGGCGTGATCTCCGAGGTGCTGCGCACCGATACCTACCGCTCCGGGTTCCCGGAGACGCTGCCCGGCGGGCTCGGCCGCGTGATCGCGTGGGCCCGCGACCCGGCCGTGCTCGGCCCGGTCACCCCGCCCTCGTTGCTTGTCGTCGACGGTCCGGAGCACCTGCGCTACCGGCGGCTGGTCAGCAAGGCGTTCACCGCCCGGGCGGTCGACGCGCTGGGCGGCGACGTCGAACGGATCGCCGCCGACCTGCTCGACCGCATCGACTCCGCCGGCCCGGTCGATCTGATCTCCGCCTACGCCGCCCGGTTGCCGGTGCAGGTGATCGCCGGGGTGCTCGGCGTCCCAGCAGCCATGCAGGACACGTTCCTGCGCTGGGGCCAGGCACTCGCGCCCAGCCTCGACCTGGACATCAAGTACCGCACGTTCCGCGGCTACGAGACCGCGCTGCGGGAGCTGAACACCTGGCTGCTCGGGCACTTCGAGACGTTACGCCGCGAGCCCGGCGACGACCTGCTCAGCCGGGTGATCCTGGCCGCCCGGGCCGAATTTGCGCGCCCTGAGCCGGACGACACCGAGCTGACCCGGTCGGGCAACCGCGCGGAGCACGGCCCCGAGCTGGACGACACCGAGCTGACTTCGCTGGCCGGGCTGGTGCTCGCGGCCGGCTTCGAGACCACCGTGAACCTGATCGGCAACGCCACCGTGCAGCTGCTCGAACACCCGGAGCAGCTCGAACTGCTGCGCGCCGAGCCGAACCGGTGGGCCAACGCGGTCGAGGAGGTCCTGCGGTTCGACTCCCCCGTCCAGAACACCGGCCGGCACGCCGCCCGCGACACCGTGCTGCGCGGCTGGGCCGTGCAGCGCAACCAGTTCGTGCTGCTGTGCCTGGCCGGGGCCAACCGCGACCCCGCGGTGTTCGCCGACCCCGACCGCTTCGACGTCACCCGCGCCAACGCCAAGGAGCACCTGGCGTTCTCGGCCGGGTCGCACTACTGCCTGGGCGCCGCGCTGGCCCGCCTGGAGGGCGAGATCGGGCTGCGACTGCTGTTCGAGCGCTTCGGCGGACTGCGCTGCGCCGGCACCCCGGTGCGCCGGCCCACCCGCATCCTGCGCGGCTACGCCTCGCTGCCCGTCCGGCTCGACGCACCCGCCCCCGCCCGCACCTGA
- the msrA gene encoding peptide-methionine (S)-S-oxide reductase MsrA, translated as MLFGRGAKQTMVTPAEALPGRDVRPYPVPELHAVNGRPLAGPYPDGFEVAILGLGCFWGAERKFWQTEGVWVTAVGYSGGYTANPTYEETCTARTGHAEVVLVVFDPAVLSYEDLLARFWELHDPTTPNRQGNDIGTQYRSAIFTTTDEQARVAKESRDIYQGALTAAGLDEITTEIAPAGEFYFAEDYHQQYLFKVPNGYDCHSETGVKYPGR; from the coding sequence ATGTTGTTCGGTCGCGGCGCGAAGCAGACGATGGTCACCCCCGCCGAGGCCCTGCCCGGGCGCGACGTGCGCCCGTACCCGGTCCCGGAACTGCACGCGGTCAACGGTCGACCGCTGGCCGGGCCCTACCCCGACGGCTTCGAGGTGGCGATCCTCGGACTGGGTTGCTTCTGGGGCGCGGAGCGGAAGTTCTGGCAGACCGAGGGCGTGTGGGTCACCGCGGTCGGCTACTCCGGTGGCTACACGGCCAACCCGACCTACGAGGAGACCTGCACGGCGCGAACCGGCCACGCCGAGGTCGTGCTGGTGGTCTTCGACCCCGCGGTGCTGTCCTACGAGGACCTGCTGGCCCGGTTCTGGGAGCTCCACGACCCGACCACGCCGAACCGGCAGGGCAACGACATCGGCACCCAGTACCGCTCGGCGATCTTCACGACCACCGACGAGCAGGCCCGCGTGGCCAAGGAGTCGCGCGACATCTACCAGGGTGCGCTGACGGCGGCCGGCCTCGACGAGATCACCACCGAGATCGCCCCGGCCGGGGAGTTCTACTTCGCCGAGGACTACCACCAGCAGTACCTCTTCAAGGTCCCCAACGGCTACGACTGCCACTCGGAGACCGGCGTGAAGTACCCGGGCCGGTGA